The Nitrospira sp. sequence CCCTTGATTAGTTTCGGCTGCAGCGATTCGGATTTCTCCAGCAATGAGTGCAAGGGTTTGTCCGTCTGGTACTGAGAGCTGGCTCCCCTCAACGACAATGCCGCCAGTTGGACCCAGGAATCCAAAGGCAACAATAGGATAACTCGTCAAGATACTCGGCCGCGCTTCATCAGCGTAAAAGCGTGAGGCACTCGCACCGTCACCCATTTTAAGATAATCGGCCGTTGTCGCATAAAATGATCCGGATCCCCTTGGACCCTGGCTGGCTGCTCCTATATCCAGAGAAGCGGTCGGTCCAAAGAGAATTCCATTAGGGTTCAGCAAGAAGAGGTTGGCATTGCCAAAATCCGTCGTTCGTAAGGTGCCGTATATCTGCGACGGTTCACCACCAGTTACTCGACTGAGGATGTTCTCAACTGATGGAAAAGCTCCGTTCACCCTCATATTTTGGAAATTGGCAATGTCACCTGAACCAACGTTGAACTGATCAAAGCTGTGAAAGAGGTTCGATCCCACAAGAGTTCCTCCCGTGATGGTATGGATGTTGTGTGTGGGATGAGAGACATGAGTTCCCAGTGTTCCTACGTCAGTTGTAGGGGCTACAGTGGTGGTTACCTGAGCCTGAGTCTCCAGGAACATCATGAATATTGATGTGGCAGCCAAGCCGCAAACAATATGATAAGAGGGATTACGGGCAACGATTGGCTGAGCTCCGAATAAGACTCGCATACCTTCCGTCCTTGAGAAGTCTTAGAAAACTGAGAAAGAGGTTTCCACAACGCGATATCGGAAATGTTCTTATAGGATTATCTATTGGAGTATCCTTTCACTGACCCGGTGTTCTTTGTCTCACAAGGTAGGAGGACAGCCACAACTGCAACCCTCCGTGCTTGAATTATAGTGATTAATGCAAGACTGCATTCCGCCGGTGCAAGTTCCCGGAGTTGACTTGCATATGGTGCCACTCTTACAGGTCTTATTTGTTTGGGACATCCACCTTTGTGTTGCATCATCCCAGAATCCTGTAACGTTTGCATTGCCGTGAGGTTTTTTATTGCAGGCTCCCACCACACCACCATCTGGTTTGGTCGTCTCCTCGCTCGACCCCGCTCCACATGTATTGACTTTTATGTCGATGAAGGGTGTCTGACAGCCCTGGAGCGCAAACAGTACCAGTGCTAGGCCTAGGCCTGCATAGGCGCCACTCTCTCGCTTAAGCCCATCAATATTCTTCATTTCCCCCCCCCTCAGTAGTGGATGGATTGTCTCTTTGATCGTGACCGCGGTGGCGCATCATAGCGAGAGTCTTGAGCTTCACGCGAAAGTTCCTGAAAAACTTGTTTTGCTTGGAGAAAGGCCCCCTTTTTTAGTGTGCCGGGGCCATCCTCCAGAACCTTGATCATTGGGATGTCGGTGGTCATGTCTCCGAAGAAAGTCCGCGAGAGAGCAGGAATCCCAATGGCAATGCAGGAGCATCCTAAATCTGGATGTCTATACTTTGCCTCCATCCGTGCGGTAGTGAGCTGTTGCACGAGCTCAGGTGATTCCATTTGCGAAATTCGGAGATCTTTTCCAATTGCCACAACGGTAACGGATGATCGAACCTGCGGTAGCTCATGTTTCGTTGTGGAAATTGGGAAAATCCAACTATGAGTGTTTATTAGTAATTCTCTTAGTAATTCTCCTGTATCACTTTTTGGATTGTCCTGTTCACTGTATGCTCGCAATTGATCTAAACGAACATGGTAGATTGGGAATGGAACTTTTGGTCTTGCCCGACGAGCCTCTTCAACCGAAGCAAACCCCAACTCCGTTGCGTATGATTCTGCAGTGGATGGATCTAAACCTGATATTTTGAAATCAAACAGCCGAGAGAAAGCGTCTTCAATGAGCGACTCTACTTCGGCAGAAGCGGTGAGGTTGTCCAGGATGATATCACTCTGTTTTTCTGCGGATGACCCACCGGCAATCAAAATGATTGATAATGCAGCGATTATCACTGCGGCGTTGAGCTGTCTCCTAGTTCTTACACTCAAAATTCTCACAGCGGGCAATCTTCCCCTAGGCATACGTAATCCCAATCATGTTCGTGATTAACTCCTGCCGCAACCGCGCCGGTCATGAATTGATCGTAACTCCAACGCTTCTTCTTGTGTGATTGATGGTCGATGATCCAGAGATACATCCCTGACCCATTCGTGTCGTAATCGCTAACTACGTATGAATGTCCTCCGCCTCCTTCAAAAAGAAGCAGGAAGATGAAGGGCCCATTGTTGCAGAGCTGCCAGCTAATTTCGTCTGGCTCAAGAGGTCGTGTAATCACCTTGAATGGGAACTCATACGCCCAAAATACCGTTTCTGGTCTTCCATTCCGTGAGCACTTGTATTCCTCTCGCTCCGACCCGCTGCAGCAATCCTTGGGATCGTTTCCGGATGGAACCGTCGAGGCTATTTCGCACTGTTCGAGGCCCATATCATGGGCTTTCATAACCACCTGAGCGCTTGCGATCCAGCACCAGCTATCCGTTTCTTGCCAATTAACTTCACCTTTTCTTTTTGTCCCTGGGCATGAGGGATCAGTTGTATGAGCTATGAAACGGGGAGATTGTGATTGTTCTAAACGTACGGGTCTCGTCGGAAGTCTCTCTATGATTTCGGGAATGTTTTCGTCTTTGAGCCTTTCAACTCCGGAAAATACAGGTAATTGATGTACTTGAACGTGAATTCTTGTGCAGGCTACACAAGACAAGGCCACATAAAACGCCAAAGAGGACAAGACAAAATGTCGCATAGCACTCTCTCCCTGATCATCCGTTCTACATCAATAAATGGGGCCTATTCTTTTTGGTGCGCTTAGTATTTCTGTTCCATATTTTGCTCAATAATCCTTTAATGTGATTCCATTCCCCTTCACGCGGATCTGCCAGGATGCCCCGCTCGGAAGAGCGGGAAGGAATGGCAGCCCGTAGCGTAGCGGAGGAGAAAAAACCCCTCCTGGTTCAGAAAGCCCCGCCTGGAAGGGCGGGGTTCTTTACTGATTTCTAGAATCCTCCAAGTTTCATCCCCCGGGCTACGTAGTCCTGTTGCGTATTTTCCACAATAACCCTTTCGTAGGGAATCCATGCTCCTTCACTGCCTTCGACTGGTTTTGCTCAGCTCGCAGAAGCAAAGTGCACGCCACTGACGCAACAGCGAACGAAGCCTTCACGAAAATTCGCGCAAACGATTCACTGTCGCACTGATGAAGCGCTTCATCCCCGACCGGACTGTCTTCGTGTTTCAAGGGAAGAAGCTGTCGGTGAATCCAAAGAGATTCACTAGTGTATCTAAACTGATTCACCAAAGCTGGTGACGAAGGGATCTACCACATCATCCCTCGAAGGTCTTTGAGCAGCATGAAGCAATGGAGTGGATCGGTCGGAGAGGGGAGGAAATCAAAGCGATCATAAAAGTTTCTCGCGGCCTCAGCTTTGGCATGGACCACCAACGTACGAATTCCTGCAATGTCGGCCGCCTGTTGAGTCCGCAGCGACGCATTCTTTAATAACGCCGGACCGACTCCTTGTTTCTGCCAGTTCAGATCGACCGCCAGCCGGGCAAGTAGCATAATCGGA is a genomic window containing:
- a CDS encoding GNAT family N-acetyltransferase, encoding MTRRIETLQPHHAVEAFDCGPEALNRFLQEHALQNQRGGGSQTYVGLVSETVIGYHALAVGSVEQEHVPERVKKELAVHSIPIMLLARLAVDLNWQKQGVGPALLKNASLRTQQAADIAGIRTLVVHAKAEAARNFYDRFDFLPSPTDPLHCFMLLKDLRGMMW